One segment of Hydrogenothermus marinus DNA contains the following:
- a CDS encoding F0F1 ATP synthase subunit alpha, giving the protein MKAINGIDRFKEAIKEAVKDYQLKPLIEEEGVVESIEEGLAKIRGLPNVQFYEVVKFENNINGIVIDIKENFLTAIILEKEKNVEVNSIVYRTGHIISVPVSEDIVGRMVNPLGKPLDEKPPIKTSTYYPVERDAPAIFDRDFVKDQLYTGIKVIDSMFPIGKGQRELILGDTSTGKTTLAVDTILNQKDKNVICVYTAIGQRKQAVLDVYSTLKKYGALDYTVIVAATSDQNPGLKFLAPYSATAIAEYFLDKGKDVLIVYDDLTKHAFAYQALSLLLKRPPGREAYPGDIFYIHSRLLERACKIKNGGSITALPIVETQAGRISSYIPTNVISITDGQIYLDANLFNINQRPAVDVGKSVSRIGGKTQIPALKDVAESLRLYYAQFLEVEIFTKLGVKVFGETEKIIRRGKRLRELLKQPKRKHYQVEQQVIIFFLLNEGYFDKLPEDQVNYNADFVLERLEKEKPEILKEIKYSKVLTENLKKEIKDFVEKL; this is encoded by the coding sequence AGATTTAAAGAAGCAATAAAAGAAGCAGTAAAAGATTATCAATTAAAGCCACTAATTGAAGAAGAAGGTGTTGTTGAATCTATAGAAGAAGGTCTTGCTAAAATTAGAGGTCTTCCAAATGTCCAGTTTTATGAAGTTGTAAAATTTGAAAATAATATAAATGGAATAGTTATAGATATAAAAGAAAATTTTTTAACAGCTATAATACTTGAAAAAGAAAAAAATGTTGAAGTAAATAGTATTGTTTACAGAACAGGCCATATAATATCAGTACCTGTGTCAGAAGATATAGTAGGTAGAATGGTTAATCCTCTTGGTAAACCTCTTGATGAAAAACCACCCATAAAAACTTCAACTTATTATCCTGTAGAAAGAGATGCACCTGCTATTTTTGATAGAGATTTTGTAAAAGATCAGCTCTACACAGGTATTAAAGTAATAGATTCTATGTTTCCTATTGGCAAAGGGCAAAGAGAGCTTATTCTTGGTGATACCTCTACAGGTAAAACTACCTTGGCAGTTGATACTATACTAAATCAGAAAGATAAAAATGTAATCTGTGTATATACTGCAATAGGACAAAGAAAACAGGCAGTTTTAGATGTCTACTCAACTTTAAAAAAATATGGAGCTCTTGATTACACAGTAATTGTAGCCGCAACATCAGATCAAAATCCTGGACTTAAATTTTTAGCTCCATACTCAGCAACTGCAATAGCAGAATATTTTCTTGATAAAGGCAAAGATGTTTTAATAGTTTATGATGATTTAACAAAGCATGCTTTTGCATATCAAGCTTTATCTCTTTTACTAAAAAGACCTCCAGGAAGGGAAGCTTATCCAGGAGATATTTTTTATATACATTCAAGACTTTTAGAAAGAGCTTGTAAAATAAAAAATGGTGGCTCAATTACGGCACTTCCTATAGTAGAAACTCAAGCAGGGAGAATTTCTTCATATATTCCAACAAATGTAATATCTATCACTGATGGACAGATATATCTTGATGCAAATCTTTTTAATATAAATCAAAGACCAGCAGTAGATGTAGGAAAATCAGTTTCAAGAATTGGAGGAAAAACTCAAATACCAGCTTTAAAAGATGTTGCAGAATCTTTAAGACTTTATTATGCTCAGTTTTTAGAAGTTGAGATATTCACAAAGCTTGGAGTAAAAGTGTTTGGAGAAACTGAAAAGATAATAAGAAGAGGAAAAAGATTAAGAGAGCTTTTAAAACAACCAAAAAGAAAACATTATCAGGTTGAACAACAAGTAATTATCTTTTTTTTATTAAATGAAGGTTATTTTGATAAATTACCAGAAGATCAGGTTAATTATAATGCAGACTTTGTTTTAGAAAGATTAGAAAAAGAAAAACCAGAAATACTAAAAGAAATTAAATACTCAAAAGTTTTAACAGAAAACCTAAAAAAAGAAATTAAAGATTTTGTAGAAAAGTTATGA